Proteins encoded by one window of Lathyrus oleraceus cultivar Zhongwan6 chromosome 1, CAAS_Psat_ZW6_1.0, whole genome shotgun sequence:
- the LOC127075929 gene encoding kinetochore protein NDC80 homolog, whose amino-acid sequence MRHPGGSSNVRRQPKDSSYLPPTPLNTHRDSDVSLASSLQSSVGIPSFDPYKDRSYQQNATATINSFLASQDFNVSFKPSSSPSAKDIHKTLNFLVGLLDFKINKIEDLPPLLKFMSYPHKLNKSVLKSPAAPHQWPSMLALIHWLVQACKVNLSFSSPSNTTTLQTNNIFFQYSVNAYLNFIRGDDEAISELEEDIHSKILQEKSNAEKRLAATEQKVSELEAELEGLRSAPSQKDSLEKEKEMLESDVNKFHKIVEEFGSRIESAERVLAEKEKQLEAKAVEREMICEENKDLMRKVESQPFSTRDVERMKRELQAAERDAGEAELATNDWEEKCWELDRTLANMIKELEALTIDCNQALKRLKIGNDIQYVLDPKGTTPAEIMGIDYKVTLKPALNSFADDIKKSTVVKLEEVIALQQKSNENAARIEGKRNQLAALQLHIDQLEAQMDAIKKETQDYTSKCTAEAKNMTEDIQQTDHDMSIMERESAEILKASELKLEETMRQCEEEIQMHGRELFIVIDSVTKYKEQLGSKVSKIKRELLETVTEVAEIYRKAFPEKYSYILEACRQIEKIE is encoded by the exons ATGAGACATCCCGGCGGAAGCAGCAACGTCCGTCGTCAACCCAAAGACTCCTCCTACTTACCACCAACTCCCCTTAACACCCACCGTGACTCCGACGTCAGTTTAGCCAGCAGCCTTCAATCCTCTGTCGGAATCCCTTCGTTCGATCCTTACAAAGACCGTTCGTACCAACAGAACGCAACCGCAACCATCAATTCGTTCCTCGCCTCTCAGGATTTCAATGTCTCTTTCAAACCTTCTTCTTCTCCTTCCGCTAAAGACATCCATAAAACCTTAAACTTCCTCGTCGGACTCCTCGATTTCAAGATAAACAAAATCGAAGATCTTCCACCACTTCTCAAATTCATGAGTTACCCTCACAAACTCAACAAATCCGTTCTCAAATCCCCCGCCGCACCTCATCAATGGCCTTCCATGCTCGCTCTCATTCATTGGCTTGTTCAGGCTTGTAAAGTTAATCTCTCTTTTTCTTCTCCCTCCAACACCACCACTCTCCAAACCAACAACATCTTCTTCCAATATAGTGTCAACGCATATCTCAATTTCATTAGAGGTGATGACGAAGCCATCTCCGAACTCGAGGAGGACATCCACAGCAAGATTCTCCAAGAGAAGTCTAATGCTGAGAAGAGGCTTGCTGCCACCGAGCAAAAGGTCTCTGAATTGGAGGCTGAATTGGAGGGATTGAGGTCTGCTCCCTCTCAAAAGGATTCTCTTGAGAAAGAGAAGGAAATGCTTGAAAGTGATGTGAATAAGTTTCACAAGATTGTTGAGGAGTTTGGGTCGCGGATTGAGTCGGCCGAGAGGGTTTTGGCGGAGAAGGAGAAACAGTTGGAGGCTAAGGCCGTGGAGAGGGAAATGATTTGTGAGGAAAATAAAGACCTCATGAGGAAGGTGGAGTCACAGCCTTTCAGTACTAGAGATGTCGAGAGAATGAAAAGAGAGTTGCAGGCTGCTGAGAGGGATGCTGGAGAGGCTGAACTTGCTACAAATGATTGGGAGGAAAAGTGTTGGGAGCTTGACCGAACTCTCGCAAATATGATCAAAGAATTAGAAGCTCTCACGATAGATTGCAACCAAGCCCTTAAGAG GTTGAAGATTGGTAATGACATTCAATATGTGTTGGATCCCAAGGGAACCACGCCTGCTGAGATCATGGGTATTGATTACAAAGTCACGCTGAAGCCTGCACTTAACTCATTTGCGGATGATATCAAGAAAAGTACTGTGGTGAAATTGGAAGAGGTGATTGCTCTTCAGCAAAAGTCCAATGAAAATGCTGCTAGGATTGAGGGGAAAAGAAATCAGCTTGCTGCACTGCAGTTGCACATTGATCAA CTGGAAGCTCAAATGGACGCGATAAAGAAGGAAACTCAGGACTACACTAGTAAGTGTACGGCTGAAGCTAAGAACATGACGGAGGATATCCAACAAACAGATCATGATATGAGTATTATGGAAAGAGAGTCAGCCGAGATTTTAAAG GCATCTGAATTGAAATTGGAGGAAACAATGAGACAATGCGAAGAAGAGATTCAAATGCATGGTCGCGAACTCTTCATCGTGATTGATTCAGTCACGAAATACAAAGAACAATTGGGATCTAAAGTCTCAAAGATAAAAAGGGAGCTCTTGGAAACTGTAACTGAAGTGGCAGAAATATATAGGAAGGCATTCCCAGAAAAATATAGTTATATATTGGAGGCATGCCGCCAAATTGAGAAAATTGAATGA
- the LOC127075938 gene encoding ferric reduction oxidase 6: MAKNSLDYSPLLSKQGDETDYGYVRKISPFVVSVTKWTLRTLIFIIFVSWAAFIFLSPSERVYELFTEWLIFSRGTSFGITGSILMSHSAPVLAIAFLAIAHLIVSGEDQLPEKKSSKYPRFRLWTFPLLINGPFGVVSATEFIGIVIFVAYVIWAFSAYAMQALADMSDQLSFRAQSLHMLNVMGLRLGAIGLACLAFLFLPISRGSVLLRFIDIPFEHATKYHVWLGHLTMVLFTLHGLFYAIMWLMEGQLIQELVEWKDIGVANLAGVISLVAGLLMWVTSLPGVRKWNFELFFYTHQLYIVFIVFMAFHIGDFIFAMAAGPIFIFVLDRFLRFCQSRRTVNVISSRCLPCGTVEMVLSKPQNLRYNALSFIFLQVRELSWLQWHPFSVSSSPLDGNNHIAVLIKVLGKWTGRLRERITDVDAPDDLSVKPNTVVTASVEGPYGHEVPYHLLYENLILVAGGIGLSPFLAILSDILHRVREGKPCRPRNVLIVWAVKNSNELPLLSTVDMETICPRFSDKVNINIHIFVTRESDPPLEEGYAFKPIKSSLCPFPMPSDYGMSGLVGTGNNVWSGLYVISSTLGFVILFALLNIYYINPFGVYKWWYKGLLFVVCMIASVVIFGGIVVGFWHIWEKQSSLKDNSNNIKVDKIEQNGSAASKDPSPDNLAKLTDVRYGSRPDFKEIFELMSEKWGHADVGVIVCGPLTLQASVAQEIRSHSLTRQTYHPIFHFHSHSFDL, translated from the exons ATGGCGAAAAATTCTCTTGATTATAGTCCTTTACTTTCTAAACAAGGTGATGAAACTGATTATGGTTATGTCAGAAAGATATCACCTTTTGTTGTGTCAGTTACCAAATGGACTCTCAGGACTTTGATTTTCATAATCTTTGTTTCATGGGCTGCTTTCATTTTTCTGTCACCTTCCGAACGTGTTTATGAGTTGTTCACAGAATGGCTTATTTTCAGCCGTGGAACTTCCTTTGGAATCACAG GAAGCATTTTAATGAGCCACAGTGCTCCAGTTCTTGCAATTGCATTTCTTGCCATTGCACACCTAATTGTTTCTGGGGAGGATCAGCTTCCTGA GAAGAAGAGTTCCAAGTATCCAAGATTTCGCCTATGGACTTTTCCTCTGCTTATCAATGGACCATTTGGGGTGGTTTCTGCTACAGAGTTCATTGGGATTGTCATTTTTGTAGCATATGTTATTTGGGCTTTCTCTGCTTATGCTATGCAGGCTCTTGCAGATATGTCTGATCAGTTATCTTTTAGAGCCCAAAG CTTGCACATGTTGAATGTTATGGGACTTCGTTTGGGTGCAATTGGATTAGCATGCTTGGCGTTTTTATTTCTCCCGATTTCAAGGGGATCGGTTCTTCTCCGATTTATTGATATCCCTTTTGAACATGCTACAAAATATCATGTATGGCTAGGACACCTCACAATGGTGCTTTTTACTCTCCATGGACTCTTCTATGCTATTATGTGGCTAATGGAAGGTCAACTAATTCAAGAA TTAGTAGAATGGAAAGATATCGGTGTTGCCAATCTTGCAGGAGTTATCAGCCTTGTAGCTGGTTTGTTGATGTGGGTGACCTCGCTTCCTGGAGTGCGAAAGTGGAATTTCGAGTTGTTTTTCTACACTCACCAATTATACATAGTCTTTATCGTCTTTATGGCTTTTCATATTGGCGACTTTATTTTCGCTATGGCCGCCGGACCGATATTTATTTTTGTGCTCGACCGCTTCCTGAGGTTCTGCCAATCAAGAAGGACAGTTAATGTTATCTCATCGAGGTGCCTTCCGTGCGGTACTGTGGAAATGGTTCTATCAAAACCTCAAA ATTTGAGATACAATGCACTAAGCTTCATTTTCCTTCAAGTTCGGGAATTATCGTGGCTGCAGTGGCATCCGTTCAGTGTTTCTTCTAGCCCTTTGGATGGAAATAATCACATTGCTGTTCTCATAAAGGTTCTAGGCAAATGGACCGGGAGATTAAGAGAAAGAATCACTGATGTTGATGCACCAGACGATTTATCCGTTAAGCCTAATACCGTGGTAACAGCTTCCGTTGAGGGGCCGTATGGACATGAAGTACCATACCACTTGCT GTACGAAAATCTTATATTAGTGGCAGGTGGTATTGGACTTTCGCCTTTCCTTGCTATATTGAGCGATATTCTCCACCGAGTGAGGGAGGGGAAACCTTGTAGACCAAGAAATGTTTTAATTGTTTGGGCAGTGAAGAATTCAAACGAGCTTCCACTTCTTTCGACAGTTGACATGGAAACAATCTGTCCACGCTTTTCTGATAAAGTGAATATCAATATACATATTTTCGTCACTCGAGAATCAGATCCTCCATTG GAAGAGGGATACGCTTTCAAACCGATAAAATCTTCACTCTGTCCCTTTCCAATGCCTAGTGATTACGGAATGTCTGGTTTGGTTGGTACAGGAAACAATGTTTGGTCAGGACTATATGTCATTTCATCTACCTTGGGCTTTGTGATCTTATTTGCTTTGTTGAATATTTACTATATAAATCCATTTGGCGTGTATAAATGGTGGTACAAAGGGTTACTATTTGTAGTCTGCATGATTGCAAGTGTCGTTATCTTTGGTGGCATAGTGGTTGGATTTTGGCATATATGGGAAAAGCAAAGTTCTCTCAAAGATAATTCCAATAACATCAAGGTTGATAAAATCGAGCAAAACGGCTCCGCAGCTTCCAAGGATCCAAGTCCAGACAATCTTGCAAAGTTAACCGACGTTCGATATGGTTCTAGGCCAGACTTTAAAG AGATTTTTGAATTGATGTCAGAGAAATGGGGCCATGCTGATGTTGGTGTTATAGTTTGTGGTCCTCTAACTCTTCAAGCAAGTGTTGCACAAGAAATCAGGTCACATAGTTTGACAAGACAAACTTATCATCCCATCTTCCATTTCCACAGTCATAGCTTTGATCTTTAG